One genomic window of Actinoplanes lobatus includes the following:
- a CDS encoding metallopeptidase family protein, whose protein sequence is MSPERFEELVGEALDEVPVELMSLMNNVVFLVEDLPPGGGDDLLGVYEGIALTERGWDYAGALPDRITIFRLPTLKVCDTEEDVVDEVAITVVHEIAHHFGIDDQRLHELGWA, encoded by the coding sequence ATGAGTCCAGAACGCTTCGAGGAGCTGGTGGGCGAGGCCCTCGATGAGGTCCCCGTCGAGTTGATGTCGTTGATGAACAACGTGGTCTTCCTGGTGGAGGACCTTCCGCCGGGCGGCGGTGACGATCTGCTCGGGGTGTACGAGGGGATCGCCCTCACCGAACGCGGCTGGGACTACGCCGGTGCGCTGCCCGACCGGATCACCATCTTCCGGCTGCCCACCCTCAAGGTGTGCGACACCGAGGAGGACGTGGTGGACGAGGTCGCGATCACCGTGGTGCACGAGATCGCCCACCACTTCGGCATCGACGACCAGCGGCTTCACGAGCTCGGGTGGGCCTGA
- a CDS encoding PAS domain-containing protein codes for MAHVELSLSGAFVPQARTPSEAEFVTSVERWSMTVAVAAEPCLVIDVNGSILAVSPSCSELLGLGKPADAIGQRLNAALHLIDFTAGGGRLEEPETENIPPLLALRSERLARGLMRVVPADGVPALTVDAVSTPLQAGDRIGGTLTFLSPVRY; via the coding sequence GTGGCGCATGTTGAGCTCTCCCTCTCGGGAGCGTTCGTACCCCAGGCCCGCACACCGTCCGAGGCCGAGTTCGTCACCAGCGTCGAGCGCTGGTCGATGACGGTCGCGGTGGCCGCCGAGCCCTGCCTGGTGATCGACGTCAACGGCTCGATACTCGCGGTGTCGCCGTCCTGCAGCGAGCTGCTCGGCCTGGGCAAGCCAGCCGACGCGATCGGTCAGCGCCTCAACGCCGCGCTGCACCTCATCGACTTCACGGCCGGCGGTGGCCGCCTGGAGGAGCCCGAGACGGAGAACATCCCGCCGCTGCTGGCGCTGCGCAGTGAGCGGCTGGCCCGGGGCCTCATGCGGGTGGTGCCGGCCGACGGCGTGCCCGCGCTGACCGTCGACGCCGTCTCCACGCCGCTCCAGGCGGGCGACCGGATCGGTGGGACACTGACCTTCCTGTCCCCGGTACGGTACTGA
- a CDS encoding LCP family protein — translation MTVAADRPTEVPAAPPAARRKRRSPLWARLTTTFGVVLLVASGGGLVGGRMVVKQTTSTIVVDDLTGDAAKTTEEGGGSTIEGPIDMLLMGVDARERWAADALHSDTIIILHIPATHDQAYLISVPRDTEVEVPAFAKSKYEGGTVKATEAFYWGAQNGAGMAGGSQLLAKTLKNMTGISFDGASIINFGGFKSVIDELGGVEMCVDQQVSSKHMVLVDGKPMYLAEAREAGKSGKPVVHKVGCREMEGWEALDYARQRYGLKNGDYDRQRHQQQLIKAIAKKASEGGVLSNPLKINSLVKAAGKAFTLDTGQIELTEFVLGLKNVAANDLVLLRTNNGTFSGNNSGREVFNETSLKMFQAVKNDTLAEFVLDHPDVIANEK, via the coding sequence ATGACCGTCGCCGCAGACCGGCCCACCGAGGTTCCGGCGGCGCCGCCCGCGGCCCGCCGGAAACGCCGTTCGCCGCTCTGGGCGCGGCTCACCACGACGTTCGGCGTGGTGCTGCTGGTGGCGAGCGGCGGCGGTCTGGTCGGCGGCAGGATGGTGGTCAAGCAGACCACCTCGACGATCGTGGTCGACGACCTCACCGGTGACGCGGCGAAGACCACCGAGGAGGGCGGCGGGTCGACCATCGAGGGCCCGATCGACATGCTCCTGATGGGCGTCGACGCCCGGGAGCGGTGGGCCGCCGATGCCCTGCACTCCGACACGATCATCATTCTGCACATCCCGGCCACCCACGATCAGGCTTACCTCATCTCGGTCCCCCGGGACACCGAGGTCGAGGTCCCCGCGTTCGCGAAGAGCAAGTACGAGGGCGGGACGGTCAAGGCCACCGAGGCGTTCTACTGGGGCGCGCAGAACGGCGCCGGGATGGCCGGCGGCTCACAGCTGCTGGCCAAGACGCTGAAGAACATGACCGGGATCAGCTTCGACGGCGCCTCGATCATCAACTTCGGCGGTTTCAAGAGCGTGATCGACGAGCTCGGCGGCGTGGAGATGTGCGTCGACCAGCAGGTCTCCTCGAAACACATGGTCCTCGTCGACGGCAAGCCGATGTATCTGGCCGAGGCCAGGGAGGCCGGTAAGTCCGGCAAGCCGGTCGTGCACAAGGTGGGCTGCCGGGAGATGGAGGGCTGGGAGGCGCTCGACTACGCCCGCCAGCGGTACGGGCTGAAGAACGGCGACTACGACCGGCAGCGGCACCAGCAGCAGCTGATCAAGGCGATCGCCAAGAAGGCCTCGGAGGGCGGGGTCCTGAGCAACCCGCTGAAGATCAATTCGCTGGTCAAGGCGGCCGGCAAGGCGTTCACCCTGGACACCGGCCAGATCGAGCTCACCGAATTCGTCCTCGGGCTGAAGAACGTCGCGGCCAACGACCTCGTGCTGCTACGCACCAACAACGGCACGTTCTCCGGCAACAACAGCGGGCGTGAGGTCTTCAACGAGACCAGCCTGAAGATGTTCCAGGCCGTCAAGAACGACACCCTCGCCGAGTTCGTGCTCGACCACCCCGACGTCATCGCCAACGAGAAGTAG
- a CDS encoding DUF5926 family protein: protein MSKRRKSSETAPKTKVRDIFVARPFEGLADEPEWVALRELVPAASAPLTLKPEIVKEYGDRSVILSTVLPMAWPAMSRRDGKVLIGLQRHVQSGDVSRDLAVAILNALATEPGNTVSVPALPGEGLRLQDLLVDGSLEITMQDGFEYWLDVDQMQDATVKASLERANASIYPTVRMTAAKAAYWCRVAPDKSHIRWVLSEPEDRALDTLSRLSAAGELLLGEDTKFAGMFRAHGLLVPVWDIPGEPEGTDFEAALADFAKRYADTLAVDGPLDAAARRAKQGLIGRQLTLR, encoded by the coding sequence GTGAGCAAGCGTCGCAAGTCCAGCGAAACCGCACCGAAAACGAAGGTGCGCGACATCTTCGTCGCCCGGCCCTTCGAGGGCCTGGCCGACGAGCCGGAATGGGTCGCCCTGCGTGAGCTGGTCCCGGCCGCCTCCGCACCGCTGACCCTCAAACCGGAGATCGTCAAGGAGTACGGCGACCGCTCGGTGATCCTCTCCACCGTGCTGCCGATGGCGTGGCCGGCCATGTCCCGCCGGGACGGCAAGGTCCTGATCGGTCTGCAGCGGCACGTCCAGTCCGGAGACGTCTCCCGCGACCTGGCGGTCGCCATCCTGAACGCGCTGGCCACCGAGCCGGGCAACACGGTCTCCGTGCCGGCCCTGCCCGGTGAGGGCCTGCGCCTGCAGGATCTGCTCGTCGACGGGTCGCTCGAGATCACCATGCAGGACGGTTTCGAGTACTGGCTGGACGTCGACCAGATGCAGGACGCCACCGTGAAGGCGTCGCTGGAGCGGGCCAACGCCTCGATCTACCCGACCGTGCGGATGACCGCGGCCAAGGCCGCCTACTGGTGCCGGGTGGCGCCGGACAAGAGCCACATCCGCTGGGTGCTGAGCGAGCCGGAGGACCGGGCGCTGGACACGCTGTCCCGGCTGTCCGCCGCCGGGGAGCTGCTGCTCGGCGAGGACACCAAGTTCGCCGGCATGTTCCGGGCGCACGGCCTGCTGGTTCCGGTCTGGGACATCCCGGGCGAGCCGGAGGGCACCGACTTCGAGGCGGCGCTGGCCGACTTCGCCAAGCGGTACGCCGACACCCTCGCCGTCGACGGCCCGCTGGACGCCGCCGCCCGCCGCGCCAAGCAAGGCCTGATCGGCCGCCAGCTGACCCTCCGCTGA
- a CDS encoding rhodanese-like domain-containing protein: MFGPQVPSVTADQVAPGAYLLDVREPDEWTAGHAPGAHHLPMMEVPARMAEVPSDGEVVVVCRAGGRSGQVVAYLMNNGWDNVRNLDGGMQAWAAVGKDVVSEDGQPARVL; encoded by the coding sequence GTGTTCGGACCTCAGGTTCCCAGCGTCACCGCTGATCAAGTCGCTCCCGGCGCCTACCTGCTCGATGTTCGCGAGCCGGACGAGTGGACGGCCGGCCACGCGCCCGGCGCACACCACCTGCCGATGATGGAGGTGCCCGCCCGGATGGCCGAGGTGCCGTCCGACGGCGAGGTCGTCGTGGTCTGCCGGGCCGGTGGACGCTCCGGGCAGGTCGTGGCCTACCTGATGAACAACGGCTGGGACAACGTGCGAAACCTCGACGGCGGCATGCAGGCGTGGGCCGCCGTCGGCAAAGACGTGGTGAGCGAGGACGGGCAACCGGCCCGCGTGCTGTGA
- the pheA gene encoding prephenate dehydratase, with protein sequence MPVRFAYLGPEGTFTEAALRTIPAAEQGERTPARSVPEALEAVRSGTADAALVPLENSVGGAVPVTLDELITGSPLMITREVLLPVEFVLGARTAAPLAAIRSIAAHPQASAQCRRWLQANVPDAVVVDVLSNAAAAISAATGEYDAAICAPIGVGRNGLTVLAEKIADRAEAVTRFALLTRPGPPAAPTGDDVTSLAVSIRHDQVGALLAVLTELAVRGINLSRIESRPTGEQLGTYVFFLDCTGHVAEPRLGEALQGLRRICAEVRFLGSYPKHRLQPEAPVAAPPGLSDDDFADSAAWLERLRSGG encoded by the coding sequence ATGCCTGTCCGTTTCGCATACCTCGGCCCGGAGGGCACCTTCACCGAGGCCGCGCTGCGCACCATCCCCGCCGCCGAGCAGGGGGAGCGCACCCCGGCCCGCAGTGTTCCCGAGGCGCTCGAGGCGGTGCGCAGCGGCACGGCGGACGCGGCACTCGTCCCGCTGGAGAATTCGGTCGGCGGGGCGGTCCCGGTCACCCTGGACGAGCTGATCACCGGCAGCCCGCTGATGATCACGCGGGAGGTGCTGCTGCCGGTCGAGTTCGTGCTCGGAGCGCGGACGGCGGCGCCGCTCGCCGCGATCCGGTCGATCGCCGCGCACCCGCAGGCGTCCGCCCAGTGCCGGCGCTGGCTCCAGGCGAACGTGCCGGACGCGGTCGTCGTCGACGTGCTGTCCAACGCGGCGGCCGCGATCAGCGCGGCCACCGGGGAGTACGACGCGGCCATCTGCGCCCCGATCGGGGTGGGCCGCAACGGGCTCACGGTGCTGGCCGAGAAGATCGCCGACCGGGCCGAGGCGGTCACCCGGTTCGCGCTGCTCACCCGGCCCGGCCCGCCGGCCGCCCCGACCGGGGACGACGTCACCTCGCTGGCCGTGTCGATCCGCCACGATCAGGTGGGGGCGTTGCTCGCGGTGCTGACCGAGCTGGCGGTGCGGGGCATCAACCTGTCCCGGATCGAGTCGCGGCCGACCGGGGAGCAGCTCGGGACGTACGTGTTCTTCCTCGACTGCACCGGGCACGTGGCCGAGCCGCGTCTCGGCGAGGCGCTCCAGGGGCTGCGCCGGATCTGCGCCGAGGTCCGTTTTCTCGGCAGTTACCCGAAGCACCGCCTCCAGCCCGAGGCGCCGGTGGCGGCGCCGCCCGGCCTCTCCGATGACGACTTCGCCGACTCGGCGGCCTGGCTGGAACGGCTGCGCTCCGGAGGCTGA
- a CDS encoding sensor histidine kinase yields the protein MPDRPDYTALTRGQLAALARVESGDAGLSVLQQLVRLAGETLGARGTAFAESADDHGRIIAATGAWAAVVGRRVTHPGEPGLDNELLHLIEGGDPRSMLGARCPGREIPVGSLHVYVDGEPGPEHRDVLELLASLIGRLYRKGSGLPAHGPPAPEEVRRDADRDLWVAVTSHELRTPVTVIKGYADTLTNHWETLGEPGQREAVRVIGARAGELARLVDRLLSAASEEDGSVGASPAGPFDLVEALREAAGELPADLRQRLLLGHLPTNLPKAYGNRDSIATILTELATNAEKYSDPDATVEVCAGADDDTLRFRVADQGAGIAPEHVEHAFDRYWQADPGPHRPGAGLGLYLVRRLVERQNGWVSLRPREGGGTVAEVRLPRA from the coding sequence ATGCCGGACCGTCCCGACTACACGGCGCTGACCCGGGGTCAGCTCGCGGCCCTCGCCCGCGTCGAGTCCGGCGACGCCGGGCTGTCCGTGTTGCAGCAGCTGGTCCGGCTCGCCGGGGAGACGCTGGGCGCCCGCGGCACCGCCTTCGCCGAGTCCGCCGACGACCACGGCCGGATCATCGCGGCCACCGGGGCGTGGGCCGCCGTCGTGGGCCGCCGGGTGACGCATCCGGGCGAGCCGGGGCTCGACAACGAGCTCCTGCACCTGATCGAGGGCGGCGACCCGCGGTCGATGCTCGGCGCCCGCTGCCCGGGCCGGGAGATCCCGGTCGGCTCCCTGCACGTCTACGTCGACGGCGAGCCCGGCCCCGAACACCGGGACGTGCTGGAGCTGCTGGCCAGCCTGATCGGCCGCCTCTACCGGAAGGGCTCCGGCCTGCCGGCGCACGGCCCGCCGGCCCCCGAGGAGGTGCGCCGGGACGCGGACCGCGACCTCTGGGTCGCGGTCACCAGCCACGAGCTGCGCACCCCGGTCACCGTGATCAAGGGGTACGCGGACACGCTCACCAACCACTGGGAGACCCTTGGCGAACCGGGGCAGCGTGAGGCGGTCCGGGTGATCGGGGCGCGCGCCGGCGAGCTGGCCCGGCTCGTGGACCGGCTGCTCTCCGCCGCCAGTGAGGAGGACGGATCGGTGGGCGCCTCCCCGGCCGGCCCGTTCGACCTGGTGGAGGCGCTACGTGAGGCGGCCGGCGAGTTGCCCGCCGACCTGCGGCAGCGGCTGTTGCTGGGGCATCTGCCGACGAATCTGCCGAAGGCGTACGGGAACCGCGACTCGATCGCGACCATCCTCACCGAGCTGGCCACCAACGCCGAGAAGTACTCGGATCCGGACGCCACGGTCGAGGTGTGCGCCGGAGCCGACGACGACACGCTGCGGTTCCGGGTCGCCGACCAGGGCGCCGGGATAGCGCCGGAGCACGTGGAGCACGCCTTCGACCGGTACTGGCAGGCCGACCCGGGGCCGCACCGCCCGGGCGCGGGGCTCGGCCTCTACCTGGTCCGGCGGCTGGTGGAGCGGCAGAACGGCTGGGTCTCGCTGCGCCCGAGGGAGGGCGGCGGCACCGTGGCCGAGGTACGCCTGCCCCGGGCGTGA
- a CDS encoding solute symporter family protein encodes MDAPQLLAAEAASSSRSLTITLFLIFVAITLGITVWASRQTKTATDFYAGGRQFSGFQNGMAIGGDYMSAASFLGIAGIIALYGYDGFLYSIGFLVAWLVALLLVAEFLRNSGRYTMADVLAFRMRQRPVRTAASVSTIVVSVFYLIAQMVGAGALVSLLLGIKPGATFLGMDADTAKVATIILVGALMIIYVTVGGMKGTTYVQIVKAFMLMSGALVMVIMVLAHYKFNLSALLGDAAAQSGKGDAFLEPGLRYGVETAGDAAKTFYSKMDLLSLGLALVLGTAGLPHILTRFYTVPTSRIARKSVLWAIGIIGTFYLFTLALGFGAAALVGGKNITAQDKAGNTAAPQLAQQLGIDYLGGNTGGAIMLAVIAAVAFATILAVVAGLTLASSSSLAHDFYASVIKRGTASERQEVSVARIAALIIGAVAIALSIFAQSLNVAFLVALAFAVAASANLPAILYSLFWRKFNTAGALWSIYGGLTTAVLLVFFSPVVSGSPTAMFPEHDWHWFPLSNPGIISIPLGFFFGWLGTVISKETDPEKYAELEVRSLTGHGAH; translated from the coding sequence ATGGACGCTCCACAGCTCCTGGCCGCCGAGGCCGCGTCCAGCTCCCGGTCACTGACCATCACGCTGTTCCTGATCTTCGTGGCGATCACCCTGGGGATCACCGTCTGGGCCAGCCGGCAGACCAAGACCGCCACCGACTTCTACGCCGGTGGCCGTCAGTTCTCCGGGTTCCAGAACGGCATGGCCATCGGTGGCGACTACATGTCGGCGGCGTCCTTCCTCGGCATCGCCGGCATCATCGCCCTGTACGGCTACGACGGCTTCCTCTACTCGATCGGCTTCCTGGTCGCGTGGCTGGTGGCGCTGCTGCTGGTCGCCGAGTTCCTGCGCAACTCGGGCCGCTACACGATGGCCGATGTGCTGGCCTTCCGGATGCGCCAGCGCCCGGTCCGTACCGCGGCCAGCGTCTCCACCATCGTGGTGTCGGTCTTCTACCTGATCGCCCAGATGGTCGGCGCCGGCGCGCTGGTCTCGCTGCTGCTCGGCATCAAGCCGGGCGCCACCTTCCTGGGCATGGACGCCGACACCGCCAAGGTCGCCACGATCATCCTGGTCGGCGCCCTAATGATCATCTACGTGACGGTCGGCGGCATGAAGGGCACCACCTACGTCCAGATCGTCAAGGCGTTCATGCTGATGAGCGGCGCCCTGGTCATGGTGATCATGGTGCTGGCGCACTACAAGTTCAACCTGTCGGCGCTGCTCGGCGACGCGGCCGCGCAATCCGGCAAGGGTGACGCCTTCCTCGAACCCGGACTCCGGTACGGCGTGGAGACGGCCGGCGACGCGGCGAAGACCTTCTACAGCAAGATGGACCTGCTGTCGCTGGGCCTCGCGCTGGTGCTCGGCACGGCCGGTCTGCCGCACATCCTGACCCGCTTCTACACCGTTCCGACCAGCCGGATCGCGCGCAAGAGCGTGCTCTGGGCGATCGGCATCATCGGCACGTTCTACCTGTTCACCCTGGCCCTCGGGTTCGGCGCGGCGGCCCTGGTGGGTGGCAAGAACATCACCGCCCAGGACAAGGCGGGCAACACCGCCGCCCCGCAGCTCGCCCAGCAACTCGGCATCGACTATCTGGGCGGCAACACCGGCGGCGCGATCATGCTGGCCGTCATCGCGGCCGTCGCCTTCGCCACCATCCTGGCCGTGGTCGCCGGCCTCACCCTGGCCTCGTCGTCGAGCCTTGCGCACGACTTCTACGCCAGCGTGATCAAGCGGGGCACCGCGTCGGAGCGGCAGGAGGTCAGCGTCGCCCGGATCGCCGCCCTGATCATCGGCGCCGTCGCGATCGCCCTGTCGATCTTCGCGCAGAGCCTGAACGTGGCGTTCCTCGTGGCGCTGGCGTTCGCGGTGGCGGCGTCGGCGAACCTGCCGGCGATCCTCTACAGCCTGTTCTGGCGGAAGTTCAACACGGCGGGCGCGCTCTGGTCCATCTACGGTGGCCTCACCACCGCGGTGCTCCTGGTGTTCTTCTCGCCGGTCGTCTCCGGCTCGCCCACCGCGATGTTCCCGGAACACGACTGGCACTGGTTCCCGCTGTCCAACCCCGGCATCATCTCCATCCCGCTCGGCTTCTTCTTCGGCTGGCTCGGCACGGTCATCAGCAAGGAGACCGACCCGGAGAAGTACGCGGAGCTGGAGGTCCGGTCCCTGACCGGGCACGGCGCGCACTGA
- a CDS encoding arginine deiminase, whose protein sequence is MYVDSEVSRLRTVLLHRPGSELARLTPRNNDSLLFDGIPWVSRAQEEHDAFAEALRSRGVEVLHLGDLIAETLTLPEARAELTAGVLSDRRLGDALRATVADYLADLEPARLAEVLIAGLAHEEIKSGGGGLVYEMMDRLDFVIDPLPNLLFTRDSSVWVRDRVAVTSLAMPARRRETTLTHAIYRHHPRFAGTELLFDPSLEHVEGGDVLVLAPQVLAIGVGERTTPAGAERLAQRVIAAGLAHTVLAVPIAQERATMHLDTVCTMVDVDAVVMYPNIAYTLEAWTVTELKVSGPRPFLEAAAEAMGIDRLRVIDTGLDPVTAEREQWDDGNNTLAIAPRLCVAYERNVETNAQLERAGIEVVRISGSELGSGRGGPRCMSCPIERDPL, encoded by the coding sequence GTGTACGTCGACAGTGAAGTCAGTCGCCTCCGTACCGTACTGCTGCACCGGCCGGGATCGGAACTGGCGAGACTGACCCCGCGCAACAACGACTCGTTGCTCTTCGACGGGATCCCATGGGTGAGCCGTGCCCAGGAGGAGCACGACGCCTTCGCGGAGGCACTTCGAAGCCGCGGCGTCGAGGTCCTCCATCTGGGTGACCTGATCGCCGAGACGCTGACCCTGCCGGAGGCCCGCGCCGAACTGACCGCCGGCGTGCTCTCCGACCGCCGCCTCGGCGACGCGCTGCGCGCCACGGTGGCCGACTACCTAGCCGATCTGGAACCCGCCCGGCTGGCCGAGGTGCTGATCGCCGGGCTCGCGCACGAGGAGATCAAGTCCGGTGGGGGCGGTCTGGTCTACGAGATGATGGACCGGCTCGACTTCGTCATCGATCCGCTGCCCAACCTGCTGTTCACCCGTGACTCCTCGGTCTGGGTGCGTGACCGGGTGGCGGTCACCAGCCTGGCCATGCCGGCCCGCCGCCGCGAGACCACCCTCACCCACGCCATCTACCGGCACCATCCGCGGTTCGCCGGGACGGAGCTGCTCTTCGACCCCTCGCTGGAGCACGTGGAGGGCGGCGACGTGCTGGTGCTGGCCCCGCAGGTGCTGGCCATCGGCGTCGGCGAGCGGACCACCCCGGCCGGCGCCGAACGCCTCGCCCAGCGGGTCATCGCGGCCGGCCTCGCGCACACCGTGCTGGCCGTCCCGATCGCCCAGGAACGCGCCACCATGCATCTGGACACCGTCTGCACCATGGTGGACGTCGACGCCGTCGTGATGTACCCCAACATCGCGTACACCCTGGAAGCCTGGACCGTCACCGAGCTGAAGGTCAGTGGGCCCCGACCGTTCCTGGAGGCCGCCGCCGAGGCGATGGGCATCGACCGCCTGCGGGTGATCGATACCGGCCTCGACCCGGTCACCGCCGAACGCGAACAGTGGGACGACGGCAACAACACCCTGGCCATCGCGCCGCGGCTCTGCGTCGCCTACGAACGCAACGTCGAAACCAACGCCCAGCTCGAACGCGCCGGCATCGAGGTGGTCCGGATCAGCGGCAGCGAACTCGGCTCCGGCCGAGGCGGCCCCCGATGCATGAGCTGCCCCATCGAAAGGGATCCGCTCTAA
- a CDS encoding glycerophosphodiester phosphodiesterase yields the protein MTGYRPLVFAHRGGADALPEHTLGAYLRALDEGADGLECDVRLTRDGHLVCVHDSRLDRTSNGRGRVSSKTLAELDALNFGSWHPGYPADAELPDLSRLLTLERLLDAVHSSGRRVRLLIETKHPSRYGAEVERRLVRMLRHHGLAEPKPDADVQVTVMSFAALALRRIRAQAPTLPTVYLLELVPPGVGRGRLPFGAQTAGPGVDLVRARPTLLPAIKAAGHQAYVWTVNEPADLELVLEHRVDGVITDRPRFVLEHLAGM from the coding sequence GTGACCGGGTACCGTCCCCTCGTCTTCGCGCATCGAGGGGGCGCCGACGCACTGCCGGAGCACACGCTCGGGGCCTACCTGCGCGCCCTGGACGAGGGCGCCGACGGCCTGGAGTGCGACGTCCGCCTCACCCGGGACGGTCACCTGGTCTGCGTGCACGACAGCCGGCTGGACCGGACCAGCAACGGCCGGGGCCGGGTCAGCTCGAAGACCCTGGCCGAGCTGGACGCGCTGAACTTCGGCTCCTGGCATCCCGGCTACCCGGCCGACGCCGAGCTGCCCGACCTGTCCCGGCTGCTGACCCTCGAGCGGTTGCTCGACGCGGTCCACTCCAGCGGGCGGCGGGTCCGGCTTCTGATCGAGACCAAACACCCTTCCCGGTACGGCGCGGAGGTCGAACGCCGACTGGTGCGGATGCTGCGGCACCACGGTCTGGCCGAGCCGAAGCCGGACGCCGACGTACAGGTGACGGTGATGTCGTTCGCGGCGCTCGCGTTGCGCCGCATCCGCGCCCAGGCGCCCACCCTGCCCACCGTCTATCTGCTGGAACTGGTGCCGCCGGGGGTCGGGCGCGGCCGTCTGCCGTTCGGCGCGCAGACCGCCGGGCCCGGTGTCGACCTGGTCCGGGCGCGGCCCACCCTGCTGCCGGCGATCAAGGCGGCGGGACATCAGGCGTACGTCTGGACGGTCAACGAGCCGGCCGATCTCGAACTGGTCCTGGAGCACCGCGTGGATGGCGTGATCACCGACCGTCCCCGGTTCGTGCTGGAACACCTCGCCGGGATGTGA
- a CDS encoding LCP family protein yields MSATTSPSGNSSGRASVPGRPDSRDWPPRGGSGPAAPGGPRGPGGPGRGRSYRGRRPRPRWGRIALVVGAVIAVFALIAGVTAWGYVSGLDDDLKRTNAFSDITTDRPSKTVEGAFNILLVGSDSRDPDAKQDQANQWRADTLILMHVPADHKSAQLISIPRDLWVVIPSGNNAPCSSGSRAKINAAFAFGGLPRAVRTVECMTDVRIDHVMAIDFGGFKEVTDALGGVDLYVEQDTKSIHKPFRQFKKGMMHMNGAQALDWIRQRKQFARGDFARMQHQQEFLKAIMDKAASSGTLSNPAKLNAFLNSATAAVTVDENFSLKDMVLQFRSLRGENLTFLTSPNNGGQTINGQSVVVSDREKALALYQAVVDDKMDEWLAANPVKK; encoded by the coding sequence ATGTCAGCCACCACCTCCCCCAGCGGCAACTCTTCCGGACGCGCGTCCGTGCCCGGCCGGCCCGACTCCCGGGACTGGCCTCCGCGAGGTGGATCCGGACCCGCCGCACCGGGTGGCCCGCGCGGCCCGGGCGGTCCCGGCCGGGGCCGCTCCTACCGCGGCCGCCGCCCGCGGCCCCGCTGGGGCCGGATCGCTCTGGTGGTGGGCGCGGTGATCGCGGTGTTCGCCCTGATCGCCGGCGTCACGGCGTGGGGCTACGTCTCCGGCCTGGACGACGACCTGAAGCGGACCAACGCCTTCTCCGACATCACCACGGACCGGCCGTCCAAGACGGTCGAGGGCGCCTTCAACATCCTGCTGGTCGGCAGCGACTCCCGGGACCCGGACGCCAAGCAGGACCAGGCGAACCAGTGGCGCGCCGACACGCTGATCCTCATGCACGTGCCGGCCGACCACAAATCCGCGCAGCTCATCTCGATCCCGCGGGACCTGTGGGTGGTCATCCCGAGCGGCAACAACGCGCCGTGCAGTTCCGGCAGCCGGGCCAAGATCAACGCAGCGTTCGCGTTCGGTGGCCTGCCCCGCGCGGTCCGCACGGTCGAGTGCATGACCGACGTGCGCATCGACCACGTGATGGCGATCGACTTCGGCGGCTTCAAGGAGGTCACCGACGCGCTCGGCGGCGTCGACCTGTACGTGGAGCAGGACACCAAGTCGATCCACAAGCCGTTCCGCCAGTTCAAGAAGGGCATGATGCACATGAACGGTGCGCAGGCCCTGGACTGGATCCGGCAGCGCAAGCAGTTCGCCCGCGGCGACTTCGCCCGCATGCAGCACCAGCAGGAGTTCCTGAAGGCGATCATGGACAAGGCGGCGAGCAGCGGCACGCTGAGCAACCCGGCGAAGCTGAACGCGTTCCTGAACTCGGCGACGGCCGCCGTCACGGTCGACGAGAACTTCTCGCTCAAGGACATGGTGCTCCAGTTCCGCAGCCTGCGCGGGGAGAACCTGACGTTCCTGACCAGCCCGAACAATGGCGGTCAGACGATCAACGGCCAGTCCGTGGTGGTCTCCGACCGGGAGAAGGCGCTCGCCCTTTACCAGGCGGTCGTCGACGACAAGATGGACGAGTGGCTCGCGGCCAACCCGGTGAAGAAGTAA
- a CDS encoding ACT domain-containing protein: MLDLDLLPGEYAVCRLPAGSTLPASLTAGPDDKSVISVTWGVDELSVICPNDRVPANAVADTAWRCLRVADLNLAMTGVLASLVGPLAEARVNIVTFSTYDTDYLLVPTVRLTEAINTLAAAGHRIAS; the protein is encoded by the coding sequence ATGCTCGATCTAGACCTGTTACCGGGTGAATACGCGGTGTGTCGGCTTCCGGCCGGCTCGACCCTGCCCGCCTCGCTGACCGCAGGTCCGGACGACAAGAGCGTCATCTCGGTGACCTGGGGCGTCGACGAACTCTCGGTGATCTGCCCCAACGACCGGGTGCCCGCGAACGCGGTCGCCGACACGGCCTGGCGGTGCCTGCGCGTCGCCGACCTCAACCTGGCCATGACCGGGGTGCTCGCGTCGCTGGTCGGGCCGCTGGCCGAGGCCCGGGTCAACATCGTGACCTTCTCGACGTACGACACGGACTATCTGCTGGTCCCGACCGTACGGCTGACCGAAGCGATCAACACGCTCGCCGCGGCGGGCCATCGGATCGCCAGCTGA